A single genomic interval of Terriglobus albidus harbors:
- a CDS encoding acyl carrier protein, giving the protein MDSSAILSELQDIFRDVLDQPDLVLTPKSNASTVEDWDSLAHINLVTAVEKRYKIKFALGELQDLKNVGDMADLIQTKLA; this is encoded by the coding sequence ATGGACAGCAGCGCAATTCTTTCGGAGTTGCAAGACATCTTCCGCGATGTGCTTGATCAGCCGGACCTCGTTCTTACCCCAAAGTCGAACGCCAGTACCGTTGAAGACTGGGATTCTCTCGCGCACATCAATCTGGTGACGGCTGTCGAGAAACGCTACAAGATCAAGTTCGCCCTCGGCGAGTTGCAGGATCTCAAGAACGTCGGTGACATGGCTGACCTCATTCAAACCAAGCTTGCCTAG
- a CDS encoding HAD-IIIC family phosphatase, with translation MEPKGPNRLEHGILGPMSDTEVPLLSTFALEDILMKRKGLKRRLSARPHLRPVRIAILGGATTNEVADLLELYLIESGFLPTLHQAEYGRFYVDAVHSPEALIAFAPDIVYLHTSVRDIQAFPPINATEADLTQYLEAELQRYRQIWTSLGEKLNCTIIQNNFEPPVEAVLGNLDASLPGGHTRFVNELNRAFATSATNKLLINDVASIAARVGLDRWFDAERWFSYKLHTTPEGSNALALSLAAIVRGIYGKTRKVLVLDLDNTVWGGVIGDDGVDKIAIGRETPLAEAYTAFQEYCLSLRNRGILLAVCSKNNEEIARQGFEHPDSVLKLEHISCFKANWDPKHQNIEAIARELNLGADSFVFVDDNPAERAIVEAQVAGIAVPNIGNEVSHYARIIEAGRYFEQTSFSKEDIERAALYQENSQRAAFESKFADYGEYLDSLEMTAEIARFKPLYLDRITQLTNKTNQFNLTTRRYAQHEIEAAAINPDAIGIYGKLTDRFGDNGLISIVLGQKQGTELDIELWLMSCRVLKRDMEQAMLDELVRHAQAIGITALRGTYIPTKKNGMVADHYDKLGFNPVSETEDGVKTYLFDLHEYAPRNTHIRLLDATEL, from the coding sequence ATGGAGCCCAAAGGCCCGAACCGGCTCGAACACGGTATCCTTGGTCCTATGAGCGACACCGAAGTCCCCCTTCTCTCCACCTTCGCCCTTGAGGACATCCTCATGAAGCGCAAGGGCCTGAAGCGACGGCTCTCTGCCCGCCCTCACCTCCGCCCGGTCCGCATCGCCATCCTGGGCGGCGCCACGACGAATGAAGTCGCCGATCTGCTCGAGCTCTATCTCATCGAGTCCGGGTTCCTTCCTACCCTGCATCAGGCGGAGTACGGCCGCTTCTACGTAGACGCCGTGCACTCCCCCGAAGCCCTCATTGCCTTCGCCCCGGACATCGTCTACCTCCACACCTCCGTCCGCGACATCCAGGCTTTCCCGCCCATCAACGCCACCGAAGCCGACCTCACCCAGTACCTCGAAGCAGAGCTCCAACGCTACCGGCAGATCTGGACCTCCCTCGGCGAAAAGCTCAACTGCACCATCATCCAGAACAACTTCGAGCCGCCCGTCGAAGCCGTCCTTGGCAACCTCGATGCATCGCTCCCCGGTGGCCACACCCGTTTCGTCAATGAGCTCAACCGCGCCTTCGCGACCTCCGCCACAAATAAGCTCCTCATCAACGACGTAGCCTCCATCGCTGCCCGTGTCGGCCTCGATCGCTGGTTCGACGCCGAGCGTTGGTTCTCCTACAAGCTCCACACCACCCCCGAGGGCTCGAACGCGCTGGCCCTGTCACTCGCCGCCATCGTCCGCGGTATCTACGGCAAAACCCGTAAGGTCCTCGTCCTTGACCTCGACAACACCGTCTGGGGCGGTGTCATCGGCGACGACGGTGTCGATAAGATTGCCATCGGCCGAGAGACACCCCTCGCCGAGGCTTATACCGCCTTCCAGGAGTACTGTCTCTCCCTCCGCAATCGCGGCATCCTCCTCGCCGTCTGCTCCAAGAACAACGAGGAGATCGCCAGGCAGGGTTTTGAGCATCCCGACTCTGTCCTGAAGCTCGAGCACATCTCCTGCTTCAAGGCCAACTGGGACCCCAAGCATCAGAACATCGAGGCCATCGCCCGAGAGCTCAATCTCGGCGCCGACTCCTTCGTCTTCGTCGACGATAACCCCGCCGAGCGCGCCATCGTCGAAGCTCAGGTCGCAGGTATTGCCGTCCCCAACATCGGCAACGAAGTCTCGCACTATGCCCGCATCATCGAAGCAGGCCGCTACTTCGAGCAAACTTCCTTCTCCAAGGAAGACATCGAGCGCGCCGCCCTCTACCAGGAGAACTCTCAGCGCGCCGCCTTCGAGTCCAAGTTCGCCGACTACGGCGAGTATCTCGATTCGCTCGAGATGACCGCCGAGATTGCCCGCTTCAAGCCGCTCTACCTCGATCGCATCACGCAGCTCACCAACAAGACCAATCAGTTCAACCTCACGACCCGTCGCTACGCCCAGCACGAGATCGAAGCCGCAGCCATCAACCCCGATGCCATCGGTATCTACGGCAAGCTCACTGACCGCTTCGGCGACAATGGTCTTATCTCCATCGTGCTCGGCCAAAAGCAGGGAACTGAGCTCGACATCGAGCTCTGGCTCATGAGCTGCCGTGTTCTCAAGCGCGACATGGAGCAGGCCATGCTCGATGAACTCGTCCGCCACGCACAAGCCATCGGGATTACCGCGCTGCGCGGAACTTATATCCCCACCAAGAAGAACGGCATGGTCGCCGACCACTACGACAAACTAGGCTTCAACCCCGTATCCGAGACTGAAGATGGAGTTAAAACCTACCTCTTCGACCTGCATGAATACGCGCCGCGCAACACGCACATCCGGCTGCTTGACGCCACGGAACTCTAA
- a CDS encoding SDR family NAD(P)-dependent oxidoreductase: MVIDLSGRTAVITGASRGLGEAMSRALAEAGAAIALVARDVERLKAVKSAIEAKGGIAELFTADVTRESDVTRLQEQVQERFGAPQILINNAGTNIRKPLIEFTLEEFRSVLDSSLISTFLLCRAFVPGMQGTGFGRILNMTSVMSHVSLPGRTAYSSAKTALLGFTRALSHELALEGITVNGISPGPFGTDMNLPVMNNPEANAQFLASLPVGRWGKVEEIGALACYMCSEHAGFITGTDILIDGGWTAK, from the coding sequence ATGGTCATCGATTTATCTGGCAGGACAGCAGTTATCACCGGCGCAAGTCGTGGCCTTGGAGAGGCGATGTCGCGGGCCCTGGCGGAAGCTGGCGCGGCGATCGCGCTGGTGGCGCGCGATGTTGAGCGTCTCAAGGCCGTCAAGTCCGCCATCGAGGCGAAGGGCGGCATTGCGGAGTTGTTCACCGCCGACGTGACCCGCGAGAGTGATGTGACCCGGCTGCAGGAGCAGGTTCAGGAACGCTTTGGTGCTCCCCAGATCCTAATCAACAATGCTGGAACCAACATCCGTAAGCCGCTGATCGAGTTCACCCTAGAGGAATTTCGCAGTGTGCTCGACTCCAGTCTGATCTCCACGTTTCTACTATGCCGCGCGTTTGTGCCTGGTATGCAGGGCACAGGCTTCGGGCGCATTTTGAACATGACGTCCGTCATGAGTCATGTTTCACTACCGGGGCGCACGGCCTACTCGTCGGCGAAGACGGCGCTTCTTGGATTCACACGCGCACTTTCACACGAGCTCGCGTTAGAGGGCATCACCGTCAACGGCATCAGCCCAGGGCCTTTCGGCACCGACATGAACCTGCCGGTGATGAACAATCCCGAGGCGAATGCGCAGTTCCTGGCCAGCCTTCCGGTCGGACGCTGGGGCAAGGTGGAGGAGATCGGTGCGCTCGCGTGCTATATGTGCTCAGAACATGCCGGCTTTATCACTGGAACGGACATTCTTATCGATGGTGGCTGGACTGCGAAATGA
- a CDS encoding MFS transporter: MKPTRARYGVVALAISLAVLSYVQRVAISQAAVPIAQDLHLSKAQMGLIFGAFGLSYALFELPMGLLGDRIGVRRILLQIVFAWSAFTALTGAAWNVASMWVIRFLFGAGEAGCFPNLTRMLSVWLPRNERIRAQSMMWAFTRWGGAVTPPLALALITLVGWRWAFVLFALMGVLWCVVFSIWFRDDPLRHGSVNVAEADLISQQRALTTHVGEHNWLKVLLTTRVLLLTLQYFCFSFVWYFYITWLPTYLREARGQTVARAATLSVIPLLFGGVGSLLSGMLPLRMPRRIVALCGFLFTAVLLFVFTRITGVLPAMICLGFASFFSDITMPISWNTCVEIGGPYTATVAATMNMLGNLAGFVAPVFAGFLLQRSGGDWNSLIYTMVGAACVSASCWLVLDPESRLSAPGQGSSVQMLDAQAKTNSL, translated from the coding sequence ATGAAGCCGACTCGTGCTCGCTACGGTGTTGTTGCGCTGGCGATTTCGCTGGCTGTGCTCTCTTATGTGCAGCGAGTGGCTATCTCGCAGGCGGCTGTTCCAATCGCTCAGGATCTTCATTTGAGCAAGGCACAGATGGGCCTTATCTTCGGCGCCTTCGGTTTGTCATACGCGCTGTTCGAACTCCCGATGGGACTGCTCGGTGATCGTATCGGTGTCCGCCGCATTCTCCTGCAGATCGTATTCGCGTGGTCGGCCTTCACCGCATTAACCGGTGCCGCATGGAATGTGGCCAGCATGTGGGTGATTCGTTTTCTCTTTGGCGCTGGGGAGGCTGGCTGTTTCCCAAACCTGACGCGCATGTTGAGTGTCTGGTTGCCGCGGAACGAGCGTATCAGGGCTCAGTCCATGATGTGGGCTTTTACACGATGGGGCGGTGCTGTCACGCCGCCATTGGCGCTGGCGTTGATCACTCTGGTGGGTTGGCGTTGGGCGTTCGTACTCTTCGCACTTATGGGTGTGCTTTGGTGTGTCGTGTTTTCCATATGGTTTCGCGATGATCCCCTACGGCACGGCAGCGTAAACGTTGCAGAGGCCGATCTGATTTCGCAGCAGCGCGCGCTGACAACCCATGTTGGGGAGCACAATTGGCTGAAGGTGCTGCTCACGACTCGCGTCTTGCTGCTGACGCTGCAGTACTTCTGTTTCTCGTTCGTTTGGTATTTCTACATCACCTGGCTACCCACATACCTGCGCGAAGCGCGGGGACAGACCGTCGCGCGTGCGGCCACGCTCTCTGTGATTCCGTTACTTTTCGGAGGAGTGGGATCGCTGCTGAGTGGTATGTTGCCGCTGCGCATGCCGCGCCGCATTGTCGCCTTATGTGGCTTTTTGTTTACGGCAGTGCTGCTGTTTGTGTTTACGCGCATCACCGGCGTATTGCCGGCGATGATCTGTCTCGGCTTTGCAAGCTTCTTCAGCGATATCACCATGCCGATCTCCTGGAATACGTGCGTGGAGATCGGTGGTCCATACACCGCTACAGTGGCTGCAACGATGAACATGCTGGGTAACCTTGCCGGCTTTGTTGCGCCGGTATTCGCAGGTTTTCTTCTGCAGCGCAGCGGCGGCGATTGGAATTCCCTGATCTACACGATGGTAGGGGCGGCGTGCGTCTCCGCAAGCTGTTGGCTCGTGCTCGACCCAGAGAGTAGGTTGTCTGCTCCGGGGCAGGGAAGCTCAGTACAAATGTTGGACGCTCAGGCAAAAACGAATTCCTTGTAA
- a CDS encoding TlpA family protein disulfide reductase, translating into MRRIFIAIAFSALLIQKATAQKNTSAMSRHYGHGIPPLSPLKNLDNKTFNIPAPRGHWTLLYFWADWCVPCIKEGIPELAAFVRSNPKVFPNVQIIAIRFNSKEEAGDWNLFKSTTEGLENTLWHGPLPFPVVYDASTKMTSDWGIHELPTYALIDPNGNLVPDGNLKMLKEKIKTKQ; encoded by the coding sequence ATGCGGAGAATATTCATCGCGATAGCCTTTTCAGCGTTGTTGATCCAGAAAGCAACAGCGCAAAAAAATACGTCGGCTATGTCTCGGCACTACGGTCATGGGATACCTCCATTATCTCCACTAAAGAATTTAGATAATAAGACTTTCAACATTCCGGCACCGCGAGGTCATTGGACCCTTCTCTATTTTTGGGCAGACTGGTGCGTTCCGTGCATAAAGGAGGGTATTCCAGAGCTGGCTGCCTTTGTCAGGTCCAACCCGAAGGTATTTCCCAACGTACAAATTATTGCTATACGGTTTAACAGCAAAGAAGAAGCTGGTGACTGGAATCTCTTCAAATCGACCACAGAAGGTCTGGAAAACACGCTCTGGCATGGGCCGCTACCGTTTCCTGTTGTGTACGACGCTAGTACGAAAATGACCTCAGATTGGGGCATCCATGAATTGCCAACATATGCATTAATCGACCCTAACGGAAATCTGGTGCCTGACGGAAACCTTAAGATGCTGAAAGAAAAGATTAAAACTAAACAATAG
- a CDS encoding pyrroloquinoline quinone-dependent dehydrogenase, with protein MQFKSGLTRGGSLSLLSTFLFVSQFAASEGGQSSPETKPTSLTAPGDWPMVGRDSTGARYSPLTQITPENVNKLAVAWVYHMKPAASTGTTQSPSTASPAISSFHQSEDQPLVIGTTMYVVTPYSRIVALDSATGAEKWVFDIPDDDNASMRGCAYWPGDATSGPSIIFGTRLGRMYSISAATGRINSDFGTDGMVNLKTPEVMTTGMDKSFILPSPPVIYKGLVITGAGPGEGPGGAFGGVGPAGDTRAWDAHTGKLVWTFHSVPRPGEPGHESWTGDSWKDRSGVNVWGYMTIDEARGILYMPLGAPNNDRVGVDRPGDNLFGSSLVAVNVNTGKLLWYFQVVHHDIWDIDTQSPPTLFDVKRAGKIIPVVATVNKNGLMFILDRVTGKPIYGVVERPVPASNVPGEKASPTQPFPVLPEPLSQTTLSRSNLYKDTPEHQAWCERYVDDNNMLLGDVYTPPALDRYTVVLPGTQGGVNYYGGAFDPKLGLFIANVNNLAQPVRVIRSADGSYINSGPLAGVVRFWNPSNHLPCGPTPWGELVAVDVNTGKIAWRSTLGVTDSLPEGKRNTGRPGLGGAIITASGLVFIGATDDSRFRAFDAKNGKEIWTVKLPASAEATPITYTANGKQYVAVVATGGGLIGAKLASDSLMVYSLPDANGEVVSRRAQPSATAPQVSSSVKATPTVATPQLMKQLSASDLAPFPTGSGRETTLRVCSGCHSVSMIATQHLDAQAWNDLVQVMAGRGAVASDTEFEQIAAYLAKSFPKHPPSAPPAHP; from the coding sequence ATGCAATTCAAATCAGGATTGACTAGGGGAGGGTCGCTCAGCCTTCTGTCCACATTCTTATTCGTGTCACAATTTGCCGCAAGCGAAGGTGGTCAGAGCTCCCCCGAAACTAAACCTACATCCCTGACGGCGCCGGGTGATTGGCCAATGGTCGGTCGTGATTCGACAGGGGCACGTTATTCCCCGCTGACACAGATCACCCCGGAGAATGTGAATAAATTAGCGGTTGCATGGGTTTATCACATGAAGCCGGCAGCAAGTACCGGCACGACGCAGTCTCCCTCAACAGCTTCACCGGCGATATCGAGCTTCCATCAGTCGGAAGATCAGCCCCTAGTGATCGGTACGACGATGTATGTAGTCACTCCCTACAGTCGAATCGTTGCTTTGGATTCGGCAACGGGTGCGGAGAAGTGGGTGTTTGATATTCCCGACGATGACAATGCTTCGATGCGTGGCTGCGCCTATTGGCCCGGCGATGCAACTTCAGGGCCTTCCATCATCTTCGGCACTCGTCTCGGACGCATGTATTCGATTAGCGCAGCAACGGGACGGATCAACTCCGACTTCGGTACCGACGGGATGGTTAATCTCAAAACCCCCGAAGTTATGACGACCGGCATGGATAAGAGCTTTATTTTGCCTTCTCCGCCGGTTATTTATAAGGGATTGGTCATTACAGGTGCGGGACCTGGGGAGGGGCCGGGAGGAGCATTCGGGGGCGTTGGTCCTGCCGGCGACACTCGTGCATGGGATGCACATACGGGCAAGCTGGTATGGACGTTTCACTCCGTTCCGCGGCCGGGAGAGCCAGGACACGAAAGCTGGACAGGCGATTCCTGGAAGGATCGGTCGGGCGTCAACGTCTGGGGTTACATGACGATCGATGAGGCGCGAGGCATTCTCTATATGCCTCTAGGTGCGCCTAATAATGATCGCGTTGGTGTGGATCGGCCAGGCGATAATTTATTCGGTTCTTCGCTCGTTGCCGTCAATGTAAATACGGGTAAGCTGCTGTGGTATTTTCAAGTGGTTCACCACGACATCTGGGATATCGACACCCAGTCGCCACCGACTCTGTTTGATGTAAAGCGCGCCGGCAAAATCATCCCCGTGGTAGCCACTGTTAATAAAAACGGATTGATGTTTATTCTCGATCGCGTTACGGGCAAGCCGATCTACGGTGTTGTGGAGCGACCGGTTCCTGCAAGTAATGTTCCTGGAGAAAAGGCTTCTCCAACACAACCGTTCCCCGTGCTTCCCGAACCGCTTTCGCAAACAACTCTAAGCCGATCGAATCTATACAAGGACACCCCTGAGCATCAGGCATGGTGTGAACGATATGTCGACGACAACAATATGCTCCTCGGAGATGTATATACCCCTCCAGCATTAGATCGCTATACCGTCGTTCTGCCCGGGACACAAGGCGGCGTGAACTATTATGGCGGGGCGTTCGATCCTAAGCTCGGTCTATTCATCGCCAATGTGAACAATCTTGCGCAGCCGGTGCGTGTGATACGCAGCGCTGATGGGAGCTATATCAACTCGGGGCCGCTCGCGGGCGTGGTGCGTTTCTGGAATCCCAGCAACCACTTACCTTGTGGTCCCACGCCCTGGGGAGAGTTGGTGGCTGTCGACGTCAACACCGGAAAGATAGCATGGCGCTCGACACTGGGAGTTACCGACAGCTTGCCCGAGGGGAAGCGGAATACCGGTAGGCCCGGCCTTGGCGGAGCTATCATCACGGCCAGTGGATTGGTCTTCATTGGTGCTACCGATGACTCTCGCTTCCGGGCATTCGATGCAAAAAACGGAAAAGAGATTTGGACAGTCAAATTGCCGGCTTCCGCAGAGGCTACGCCGATTACCTATACCGCAAATGGTAAGCAATATGTAGCTGTTGTCGCGACCGGGGGCGGTCTCATCGGCGCGAAATTGGCCAGTGACTCATTGATGGTGTACAGCCTTCCCGATGCGAATGGCGAGGTGGTATCTCGGCGGGCACAGCCTTCTGCAACAGCGCCGCAGGTATCGTCCTCTGTGAAGGCAACGCCGACCGTGGCTACTCCACAGCTTATGAAACAACTAAGCGCATCCGACCTCGCTCCCTTTCCGACGGGTTCAGGTCGAGAGACGACTCTTCGCGTGTGCTCCGGCTGTCATTCCGTTTCAATGATAGCTACGCAGCATCTTGATGCCCAGGCGTGGAACGATCTGGTTCAGGTTATGGCTGGTCGTGGCGCTGTGGCTAGCGATACAGAGTTCGAACAGATCGCAGCTTACTTAGCAAAATCGTTTCCCAAGCATCCACCATCGGCTCCGCCTGCTCACCCCTAA
- a CDS encoding NAD-dependent epimerase/dehydratase family protein — translation MNFSPPIEERDLELVLQATASLWDQAQGRRIFVTGGTGFFGAWLLESFAYIRRKMKLDTTLVALSRRPEAFRDKMPHLFREEGIELIEGDVRDFAFPEGTFHYVVHAATEASAKQLAEQPGQMLSTILGGTERTLQFAAEHGTRRFLLTSSGAVYGRQPSEITRLPESYSGAPDPTQAGSAYGEGKRTSELLCSLFAKQYGIDCAIARCWAFCGPHLPLTSHFAIGNFIRDVITGGPIRIGGDGTPTRSYLYAADLTIWLWTMLFRAPSMRPYNVGSSQGMSIRDLAEAVRDALDSNAEIELAAKPQPDGPISRYVPSIERAEFELELRPTVSLRECIRRTAVWYGWSENATQL, via the coding sequence ATGAACTTCTCTCCGCCGATTGAAGAACGCGACCTGGAACTGGTGCTGCAGGCGACAGCATCGCTCTGGGACCAAGCGCAAGGGCGCCGAATCTTCGTTACCGGTGGCACAGGATTTTTCGGCGCTTGGCTGCTGGAGAGTTTCGCCTACATCCGGCGCAAGATGAAATTGGACACCACGCTTGTAGCCCTTTCGCGGCGGCCTGAGGCATTTCGTGACAAAATGCCGCATCTGTTCAGGGAGGAAGGCATTGAACTGATTGAGGGCGACGTCCGTGACTTTGCCTTTCCCGAAGGCACCTTTCACTACGTGGTTCACGCTGCCACGGAAGCGAGCGCCAAGCAGTTGGCCGAACAGCCGGGCCAGATGCTCTCGACGATCCTCGGCGGGACAGAGCGAACGTTGCAGTTTGCGGCGGAACACGGGACGAGACGGTTCCTCCTGACGAGCTCCGGAGCTGTGTACGGCCGCCAGCCCAGTGAGATAACTCGTTTACCGGAAAGCTATTCGGGCGCGCCCGATCCCACACAGGCGGGGAGCGCCTACGGCGAAGGCAAGCGAACTTCAGAGCTTCTTTGTTCGTTGTTCGCCAAACAATATGGCATAGATTGCGCCATTGCACGCTGCTGGGCATTCTGTGGACCGCATCTGCCGCTGACAAGTCACTTTGCCATAGGGAATTTCATCCGCGATGTCATCACAGGCGGCCCTATCCGCATCGGCGGAGACGGAACTCCGACACGCTCTTACCTCTACGCGGCAGACCTCACCATTTGGCTTTGGACCATGCTCTTCCGTGCACCTTCTATGCGGCCCTATAACGTAGGGTCTAGCCAGGGCATGTCGATCCGAGACCTTGCCGAGGCTGTACGCGATGCACTCGACTCGAATGCGGAGATCGAACTCGCGGCCAAGCCGCAACCGGATGGTCCTATCTCGCGTTACGTACCCTCGATCGAACGTGCTGAGTTTGAGCTGGAGCTTCGCCCGACGGTTTCACTGCGGGAGTGCATCCGCCGCACCGCTGTTTGGTACGGCTGGAGTGAGAACGCAACCCAGTTATAA
- a CDS encoding thiamine pyrophosphate-binding protein — translation MSESKYSDVLADWLQQLGYTHCFFVAGGNIMHLLESCSQRMTCIPVMHEVASCIAAEYFNEVHLGGKAFALVTAGPGMTNAVTGIAGAYLESREVLVIGGQVKVSDLARDEVRQRGIQEIDGVAIAKPITEKSLRLERVVDRATFAEMTVSGSSGRKGPVFLEIPLDLQGARVDASGLETPLRSAAPVMKQLPPDLIGELAAKLRSSKRPVLLLGAGIDRCVSDSMQESLAEFGVPVFLTWNAMDRLGSDHPMYFGRPNTWGQRSANILLQQSDLLLALGTRLSLQQTGFNWQNFAPLAEVVQVDCDPAELAKGHPIVDLKVCGDANEVLRELLSHNAGNHTDWVQFCRFVREQLPLVEENQTGEGYLSPYVFAQQLGQLALDSDIVIPCSSGGAFTTMMQAFSQKLGQRIVSNKGLASMGYGLSGAIGAAVAGKGKRTILVEGDGGFTQNMQELGTVRQNRLNLKIFVFDDHGYASIRMTQRNYFGGRYVGCDIETGLGMPDWTHLFAAYSIPMLRIGPGFASDAEFLKHFDAEGPAAFVVSIDPKQTYFPKITSRVTASGSMESNPLHVMSPDLEPSIAARVLPYLLERE, via the coding sequence ATGAGTGAATCGAAGTACAGCGATGTTTTAGCAGATTGGCTCCAGCAGCTTGGTTATACGCACTGCTTTTTCGTAGCGGGTGGAAACATCATGCACCTTCTGGAAAGCTGTAGTCAGCGTATGACCTGCATCCCCGTTATGCACGAAGTTGCTTCCTGCATTGCGGCGGAATACTTCAACGAAGTGCATCTCGGAGGCAAAGCCTTCGCGCTTGTTACCGCCGGCCCTGGGATGACGAACGCGGTGACGGGCATCGCAGGGGCGTATCTGGAAAGCCGCGAAGTTCTGGTCATTGGCGGACAGGTAAAGGTCTCGGATCTGGCACGCGATGAAGTCCGGCAGCGTGGGATCCAAGAGATCGATGGTGTTGCCATAGCTAAGCCCATCACTGAGAAGTCACTGCGCTTGGAGCGCGTGGTAGATCGCGCAACGTTTGCTGAGATGACAGTCAGCGGAAGCTCTGGCCGAAAAGGGCCAGTGTTCCTTGAAATCCCGCTGGATCTCCAAGGTGCGCGCGTCGATGCGAGCGGGTTAGAGACGCCTCTACGCAGCGCCGCGCCGGTCATGAAGCAGCTGCCCCCAGATCTGATTGGGGAGCTCGCTGCTAAACTGCGCAGCTCCAAACGGCCCGTCCTGTTGCTGGGCGCGGGTATCGATCGGTGCGTGAGCGACTCGATGCAGGAGTCTCTTGCAGAGTTCGGTGTTCCGGTATTTCTTACTTGGAATGCCATGGACCGGCTGGGCAGCGACCATCCGATGTACTTCGGCCGCCCGAACACGTGGGGTCAGCGGTCCGCCAATATTCTTCTTCAACAGTCGGATCTCCTCCTTGCCTTGGGCACACGGCTGAGCCTGCAGCAGACTGGATTTAACTGGCAGAACTTCGCTCCCCTTGCCGAAGTCGTGCAGGTGGATTGCGATCCCGCCGAACTGGCCAAAGGCCATCCTATCGTCGACTTGAAGGTCTGCGGAGATGCCAATGAGGTGCTTCGCGAGCTGCTCAGCCACAATGCAGGGAACCACACCGACTGGGTCCAATTTTGTCGCTTCGTTCGCGAGCAGCTTCCCCTCGTAGAAGAGAACCAGACGGGCGAAGGGTACCTGTCGCCGTATGTATTTGCGCAGCAGCTCGGCCAGCTCGCATTGGATTCGGACATAGTGATTCCTTGCTCCAGCGGGGGGGCGTTCACGACGATGATGCAGGCCTTTTCCCAGAAGCTCGGACAACGCATTGTCTCGAACAAGGGGCTCGCCTCAATGGGGTACGGGCTAAGCGGAGCTATTGGCGCGGCAGTGGCCGGCAAGGGGAAGCGTACGATCCTCGTGGAGGGTGATGGCGGCTTCACCCAAAACATGCAGGAGCTTGGAACTGTGCGCCAGAACCGACTCAATCTGAAGATATTTGTCTTCGACGACCACGGCTACGCCTCAATCCGAATGACCCAGCGGAATTACTTTGGTGGACGGTACGTGGGCTGCGATATCGAAACCGGTCTTGGCATGCCGGACTGGACCCACCTGTTTGCCGCCTACTCCATTCCGATGCTCCGCATCGGGCCAGGCTTTGCAAGCGATGCCGAGTTCCTCAAGCACTTCGACGCAGAGGGGCCTGCCGCATTTGTGGTCAGCATCGATCCCAAACAGACCTACTTTCCTAAGATCACCAGCCGCGTCACGGCCAGCGGAAGCATGGAGTCGAACCCGCTCCACGTTATGTCTCCCGATCTTGAACCGTCCATTGCCGCAAGGGTTCTGCCTTACCTTCTGGAGCGCGAATGA
- a CDS encoding ThuA domain-containing protein, producing MFRSLLKLGIALAAWVPCLRAQSYPPAPPIPGQNVNGMHIYIRAGLKTHAAGLHDYPQFLADWSKVLTEHGAVVDGSYHFPTDDELAHIDVIVFYKGDSGYLTDKQKATLEAYIKHGGGLVSIHDTICGPDPTYFATVFGGAKKHGEVNYTWDAPIPYTVVDKSDPIMQGMADMTLPDDEAFFSMTWAQNPKIHVLATTVVAATPTAGTHKGEVVPQIWTYEHTLPDGQPARAFVWMQGHKYESFSNTQIQAMLLRGIAWAGKHPVNELVDYKAPPQRNRTPGARAEVPGQYVQNQRQ from the coding sequence ATGTTCCGTTCATTGCTCAAGCTGGGTATTGCTTTAGCTGCGTGGGTCCCATGTTTGCGTGCGCAGAGCTACCCGCCGGCTCCTCCTATTCCTGGGCAGAATGTGAATGGCATGCATATCTATATCCGAGCAGGATTGAAGACGCATGCGGCGGGCTTGCATGACTATCCGCAGTTTCTTGCGGACTGGAGCAAGGTACTGACCGAGCACGGCGCCGTTGTGGATGGTTCGTATCATTTCCCCACGGATGATGAGCTTGCGCATATCGATGTGATCGTCTTCTACAAGGGTGACTCTGGTTATTTGACGGACAAGCAGAAAGCGACGCTCGAAGCTTACATAAAGCACGGCGGTGGCCTGGTAAGTATTCACGATACGATCTGCGGACCAGATCCGACCTACTTTGCCACAGTCTTTGGCGGAGCGAAGAAGCATGGTGAGGTGAACTATACCTGGGATGCTCCAATCCCATACACCGTTGTCGACAAGTCCGATCCGATTATGCAGGGAATGGCAGATATGACTCTGCCGGATGATGAGGCATTCTTCAGCATGACATGGGCGCAGAATCCCAAGATCCATGTGCTGGCGACTACCGTGGTGGCGGCAACGCCGACCGCTGGTACACATAAAGGAGAGGTGGTGCCGCAAATCTGGACCTACGAACACACGCTTCCAGATGGACAGCCGGCGCGTGCGTTTGTGTGGATGCAGGGGCACAAATACGAGAGTTTCTCTAACACGCAGATTCAGGCAATGCTGTTGCGTGGTATCGCGTGGGCGGGTAAGCACCCGGTGAACGAACTGGTAGATTACAAGGCCCCGCCGCAAAGGAATCGCACGCCAGGGGCGCGGGCGGAAGTTCCTGGTCAATACGTGCAGAACCAAAGACAATGA